A single genomic interval of Mustela nigripes isolate SB6536 chromosome 7, MUSNIG.SB6536, whole genome shotgun sequence harbors:
- the LOC132022209 gene encoding synaptobrevin homolog YKT6-like, protein MKLYSLSVLYKGEHKVVLLKAAYAVSSFSFFQRSSVQEFMTFTSQRIAERSAKGSRASVKEQEYLCHVYVRNDNLAGVVIADSEYPSRVAFTWLEKVLDEFSKHVDRIEWPVGSPASIHYTALDDYLSRYQNPREADPMTKVQAERDETKIILHNTMESLLEPGERLDDLVSKSEVLGTQSKAFYKTARKQNSCCAIL, encoded by the coding sequence ATGAAGCTGTACAGCCTCAGCGTCCTGTACAAAGGCGAGCACAAGGTGGTGCTGCTCAAAGCCGCGTACGCCGTGTCCTCCTTCAGCTTCTTCCAGAGGTCCAGCGTTCAGGAATTCATGACCTTCACGAGTCAGCGGATCGCGGAGCGCTCGGCGAAAGGCAGCAGAGCTTCTGTCAAAGAACAAGAATACCTGTGCCACGTCTATGTACGAAACGACAATCTCGCAGGAGTGGTCATCGCTGACAGCGAGTATCCATCCCGGGTGGCCTTTACCTGGCTGGAGAAGGTACTGGACGAATTCTCCAAACACGTGGACAGGATAGAGTGGCCAGTCGGATCCCCTGCTAGCATCCACTACACGGCCCTGGACGACTACCTGAGTCGGTACCAGAACCCGCGAGAAGCCGACCCCATGACTAAAGTGCAGGCTGAGCGGGATGAGACCAAGATCATTCTGCACAACACCATGGAGTCTCTTCTGGAGCCAGGGGAGCGGCTGGATGACTTGGTGTCCAAGTCCGAGGTGCTGGGAACGCAGTCCAAAGCCTTCTACAAGACAGCTCGGAAACAGAACTCGTGCTGTGCGATCTTGTGA